The Dreissena polymorpha isolate Duluth1 chromosome 9, UMN_Dpol_1.0, whole genome shotgun sequence genome contains the following window.
GATTTCTAGCCTACATTATATGTTCTTGCACAAACTGCACTACATTGCAACGTTCAAAGCTCAATGTCTTACAAGTATGTTACAAACTattgcattgatgttttaaagtacattatGAAAATACGATTACGAGAAGTAAGTTGACCAGAACAGCCGACAgtgtatgtattgaataaaacacattatacTCCGACTAAAACACCAATATTcaaaacttttttctttttaatttcagATAGAGTTTTCCAACATTTTCGGCGAAGCAGACGATGCGCATTCCTTGCAGTGCACGTGGCGCATTTCGTCCCGCGTGTTCACGTGCTGTCAACGCACGTGCTACCAATGCTGGTCTGCGCTCTGCGCATGCCCAGTGTCCATGGCGTACGGAATTGTGTTTGGCGCTACCGCTGTGGCGCACGTGTGGTCGCTAACGCCGGCCTGGCGCTTCTTTGACACGTGCGTGATAGACCCGTTACGGAGTTTCGCGAGGTTGTGTTGTATACAAATGTGCTTGCCGTGTTGCGAAGCACTCGGGGGCATGTTCCGGTCATTTAAGACCTTAAACAACGTTGCGCCTGGtattaaaaagaaagaaaaaattgtAACTTTTGGAGATAAAGTGAAGTTTAGAACGATACCGGCTCGATATGAGCCTACGGAAGCGGAAATCCTCGCACAACGGAAGTTGTCGATATCACGTGCAAAGATGCCTTCAATGAGACGTTGACTTACGACGTCAGACAATTTCATAATGTCATATATTTGTGAAacatcaaaatacaataaaactacGGCGTGTGTTTCTCGTGTTGCGAACGATTAACTATGCATTTATAGTATATGCAATAGTAAGAGTATGTTTGTGCTAATATTCATTTATAGTTGAAAAGCGATACTTTTTTGCTCGATTTACGATTGTTAAACGGTCAATAACCAATACTCTGGAGCTGATCTGCTGGAATACAACGACAGTTCCGTTAGTTTTAGTTTATAAGACGGACAAAGAGTTATGTATTGACCGATAGATAACGATAACGaggaaattattttaacattatgcGAGAAAACATAATCTTAAATTACAAAGGaactaaatttgaaaatgatGTGATGCGTTTCGGGTTATTTGCGTTGTAAAGGAAAAGGTTTACAACGTGTATTTTGTCTACATCAAGATGAGAgagaataatatttttaaattataattttggtgCGACAAGTATTTAATAGTTGTTATTAGAACATATTTTACTTACATATTGTTATATATGAGGTTTCAATTCACTGCGTGATGTAATATCAAGAATGTGATGCAATTTCCTTTTTACGATCACATGACGATATTCTGACCACATGACACATTGTTCACCACATGACAAACCAGTAACATAACTGACGTCTTCTAGCCACACAAAATATTTAGATCAATGTCTGAGCACATGGCAATACTATTATTCAGATTACATCCTGTCCTTCTGACCACATGGCAATACTCAGATAACAGCCATGACTTCTGACCAAATGACACTATTCAGATAACAGCCTAGTCTTCTGACCACATGACAATATTCAGATAACAGcctaatcttctgaccacataACAATATTCAGATAACAGCCTAATCTTATGACCATATGAGAATATTCAGATAACAGCCTAGTTTTATGACCACATGACAATAGTGAAATAACAGCCTAGTCTTATGACCACATGCCAATATTGAAATAACAGCCCAGTCTTATGACCACAtgacaatattaaaataacagcCTAGTCTTATGACCATATGACAATATTGAAATAACAGCCCAGTCTTATGACCACATGACAATATTGAAATAACAGCTTAGTCTTATGACCACATGACAATATTGAAATAACAGCCTAGTCTTATGACCCCATGACAATATTGAAATAACAGCCCAGTCTAATGACCACATGACAATATTGAAATAACAGCCTAGTCTTATGACCACATGACAATATTGAAATAACAGCTTAGTCTTATGACCACATGACAATATTGAAATAACAGCCTAGTCTTATGACCACAtgacaatattaaaataacagcCCAGTCTTATGACCACatgacaatattgaaataaaagcccAGTCTTATGACCGCATGACAATATTGAAATAACAGCTTAGTCTTATGACCACATGACAATATTGAAATAACAGCCTTGTCTTATGAACACATGACAATATTGAAATAACAGCCTTGTCTTATGACCACATGACAATATTGAAATAACAGCCTAGTCTTATGACCACATGACAATATTCAGATAACAGCCTAGTCTTATGACCACATGACAATATTCAGATAACAGCCTAATCTTATTACCACATGACACTATTCAGATAACAGCCTAGTCTTATGACCACATGACAATATTGAAATAACAGCCTAGTCTTATGACCACATGACAATATTCAGATAACAGCCTAGTCTTATGACCACATGACAATATTGAAATAACAGCCTAGTCTTATGACCACATGGCAATATTCAGATAACAGCCTAGTTTTATGACCACATGTCAATATCAAGATTACAGCGAAGACTTCTGACAAAATGGAACATATGCGGACAACAGCCAAGTCTTTCTGCCACTTAACAATACTCAGATAACAGTCTAGTCTTATGACCACATGACAGAATTAAGATAACAACCTAGTTTTATGACCACATGACAATATTCAGATAATAGCCTAGTTTTGATACTTCATGATAATATTGAGATAACAGCATTGTCTTATGAATACATAACAATATTCAGATAACAGCCAAGTCTTCCTGCCACTTAACAATATTCAGATAACAGCCTAGTCTTCTGACCACAAGACAATATTCCGATGATAGCCTAGTCTTATGACCACATGACAATATTCAGATAACAAACTAGTTTTATTACCACATGACAATATTCCGATAACAGCCTAGTCTTCTGACCACACGACAATATTCCTTTTTTGCCATCTTCATTCCTCAGATAAGATTTCAAACTGTTTTTCTTTTAAGAGAAGAACATGTTTCTTTGGTGTTTTCTCCCCTTGAAACAGAAAATTGGCACTAGTTTtgctaattattttattaaaaagataatataatattcttttttaataACACGAGGGCAAAAGTGTCTCACTTGAGCATGATAAACACTTTCACAGttagatgcaaagtgaaaatggctatgtgcaaacagcataaaaccagaacagcctgcgagtaaactcgcaatctgttcaggttttatgctatttactgctcatcagtaaccAAGGTTTGGagttgaagccttaaaaactgaaatcttgtaagaaaggtatcaaattcaattaaactttctcagggactacaaatgcatgaaaatatgtatccatgtggtaaagggttaatgttttgtttacaagGCCAGATGGTcaatcacaggagtttgaaattctatccataaagctaatctaatggctaaataataaaaaataaaccccTATATAGTATTTAGtctatatactatataggggtttattttttattatttagccattagattagcttcatggatagaatttcaaactcctgtgggtCAATGAACCCTTTTTGTTTTGGCAAGGTAATAATTGGGGAACAAACAAAGGAACACTTATGGTAGTTAACATTTATTGAAcacattgaatttattttcgcaAAAATATAAATTCAGAAGAAATCATCTAATTAAAAATATGTCGTGGAAATAGACAAACCATAgcttaatacaaacattttacacAGTGTCTGCACCTAATAATTGTCAGGTGAAGACTGCAATATTCAAACAAACAGTGACAGCAGCACACACTCACATTGAGTACATGTCAGAATAGTAAATGTTGTAAGCATATAATTATAGATTTACACTACAAAGATTTCagataaaatgtacatgtatgttaacatatttttatttaaagtcaaCTAAACAAGGTACCTTGAAAGGTACTGGTTAGCTTTTAACACgtccattaaaataaatatgaaacagTCCACACACGCAATAACATTacttcaaatacatgtataacaaaatccAAACAGAAATGTTCTATTTGACAAACTAAATTGTTCAACAAATCTACAAATCGTTAAATAAGACTCGCTGCCTTGCTATAAGATCCTTTTTTTTAATGGATCCTTAAAAAAATATCTCTTTTTTACAAGCAATGAAGACAGGATATTTTTAGATTAACATACAAATGGTTAATATAAAAGTCTTACATTTTGTAAAATCGACAAGTcaacattataatatataaattgatTCCTTCAGAACATAAAAAGTTTATTCTTTTGTTCAGTATTTATGAATTTCAAATAGTGATGTGGTACCTGtgtaagagagagagagaagttTTGCGAAAGTTTTAGAGGAAGAAAGATATAAGAGGAAAATGAAAAGAGGGGACGATAAATAAACACAGATAAAAGGCCAAATAAACTATAATAAATCTACTGtaacaataaacaaacacaataatgtttaaaaaaataaaacaacatttataaatgtctttTTACAAAGACGATTATTATAATTCCTGTAACAAAAAAATTCTAAAGGATTGTTATCAATACAAACAAGAAATAAACACCATGGGATAAAATACCAAAAATCAAAACCATAACTGAGTAAGGGAAATGTAAAAATCTTCACAAATAGGACCAAAGAGAAATTGTGGGTGATAAAAGCATGaggaaaaaaaaagagaaatattGATTATACATCAATATAAAGTCTGTTCAATAATTACCAGATCAGGATAAAACTGGAAGTGGAATATCCATTACAAATCTACGAATATGGAATTGGTGTTGGTTACTTAAAcatgaattaaacaaattatgaaaaacatatttattactaCAACATCTCAAAATTTCTAGAAAATCTAATTTTAACAAAACTTTTAAAATGTGTCATTTagtgttaatttttattttacaagtcTAATTATCGAGTACAGAAATGAAGTCAACTATACAGACAAATGGCATTATTATGTCTGTTCTATTGTCACCGCATTTTCATAGCACATTTAAGATATTTGCATTTTAACTCACATTTTTGGGAATAGGAACCCAGATCTATTTGTATTGGGAAAAATTGCAGTTTtgactaaaaaaaattaatttagtaatgcacTTTTTTGCCAGAAAATCCAATACAATTTACAATACAATCTTTGATATTGACCTTGCTAGGGTTTAACTTAAAGAGCTGAACAGGGAGAACTGAATATTGTGATTTAtctattacaaaaatatttatgttttattttgggAAAATATATGCTTTTTTCATATTTGGCCGAGTATGCGCCTAAAATTTAACCCCAAGAAAACACTGGTTGGTAACATCAACCTGTAACTTATCTTAACAATAATTACTAACAAAGTTTCATATAAGTAACAAGAACATGGTTTggtttcaaatacatgtataaatacaattttaacaagtAGAGCACATAATTGCTCATAATTGGGgcgttataaataaatatacctaAACCCAAAAGCTTTCTAAAGCTTGGCATTTTTTAAGCATGATAGAAAGAACATGTCATGACAAAATTAAACTTAGCACATGCAAAATCTGATCAACTTTAACAGGCCATACAAACTTAACCCATTtctgcctagtggactcttccatccttctaaattggatcaatttatttccaaaatttggtatgtctagtatatttttttccatatttagaatatttcttacagaaattctttgaagcaaacagcgcagaccctcatGAGACGTTCCAAGgacatttttctagacgctaggcataaacagGTTAATATGCAAAACATGACTGAACTAGAAGTAACAAGACtattattgccaagcaatatatgtcccctaccggctccaccattgtcagaaatatatattttcatatttgttgccatagcaaccagaacttttgacgtaagaacaaaatgaaatgacctgcataatgtccttattgccatctatccatgtttcaagtttcatgaaaaaatattaagaactttttaaaatatcgcaggatccagaaaagtgtgacagactcacagactgacagactgacggacacacagagcgcaaaccataagtcccctccggtaaaaccggtaggggacaaaaatatttgaaacatgatTGATCTCTTTGATAACTACAAAGTATAAGTGAAACAAAAAACACtcatataatatgaaaaaaaaagtaaattcataatattattataaataagcaGCAAGAGTGCAGATAAGAATTAGTCTAAACTCTTAGTTTTAGAGTAAAGCATCAAATCAAGTCCCCAGTAGAATTTGGAGAACAGAAGAAACATCTGAGATGACCAGAGCTTCCTCAAGTTAAACAAGCATGACAATTTAATGACCAATTTATTGAAAGGTCACAGAAGAGTCATGGTTAAGGTTatattaaggtcaaggtcaaacctATGTACTGTTACTACACAATGAGCATGTTTAAGGATCCTTCTGAAAAACCtcaaaaacagtgtctttatgccCACTTCACACATTAAATGTGGGGTTCATACATATCCAAGTAAAGCTCATTCCTTACAAAACTTTAcattctcagaaattgaaatACCCAGATTCTCAGCATTATAGCATCAATCTGGCACCAATCTGAATGTTTTAACGCCGCAGAAGATTCTCTAGTGATGCAGCTGCTTGCAGAGTCACAGTCCCTGACAGATTCACAAAACATTCTGAGCAGTGATCACTTTACAACATTTCCACGTCACATGATCAGCGGTGGCCAAGTTGGTCTTTTAAAGTTGTGTCACAACTTTGATAATTCAAAGCTATGTTCACCTTTAACGCTCCCACATAAGCTGTAGCTAAGTTGGTCATAATTAAAAGCAATGATCATGTTCAACTTCCCAAATCAAACATACACCTGCTCAACAGTGTAAAAGTATAAAGCCTACATTAATCATAATCTGAAGAGATCACAGGTCCAGCGTTTCAACGCCACATATCAGCTGCTGCTATGGTGGTCTATAACCCAGATCTACGATCACTTTCAACATTCCCACATCGCACACACACATCATACATAGCCAAGTTGGTCCGAGTTAAGACTGAAAGGCCCACCTTCATCAAACTCCGTACCTATCATCTGTCAAGTATTTCCATGTCACACATCAGTCGTTGCTAAGTTGGTCTCAGTTCAAAATTGTCTGACTCTGATGAGGGGCATGTGACAGCTAGGTTGGTCAATAATCCAGATCCATTTTCCCTCTCAACGTTTTCATATCACAGACACTAAGCCATGTCTAAGTAGGTCGCAGTTCAAAGTTGTCGGACACTACAACCAGGGGCACATGAAGGTCGTCAATCTCCGGGGTGGCGTTGCGCTCGCAAAGTGCGAGCTCCTTCATGCGCCACTCCCACTCCAGTTTCTGGTAGGCCCACAGGGAGTCCGCCTCCTGCTTCTGGCGTAGAATCAGCAGCTCCTGTTTAGAACAAGGGAGGTAATTTGGTAAATGAACATATGGACAATATGCTTTATATACAAAGACAAATATTAAGATCAGGAGCCTTTGTGGGGAACATGAGAGATTATTGGAGATGGGCTTTAGGATCTggaaggctaatctgagatgacactttattcACAGTCATGTATCattcctttcccactcagaagcaaagtgaaaatggctatgtgcaaacagcataaatccagaacagcctgtgagtaactggcagtctgttcaggtttatgctgtttgctgcccatcagtatctaaggttttgaaatgaagcttttaaaacttgaatctagtaagaaaggtcattaattaaatttaactttctatgggactacaaatgcgtgaaaatacgtttttaagtgataaagggttaattTTGTATTTGCTCTAATTGTTTGccttttatttaaactttaattaacCCTTCATTAGACAAAgaaaatactaaaataaacattagcAGCCCATGTGCTCTCAGCTGTACCTTGATTTTCTCGTATTTGTCATCAACATCTTGTATCCAGGAGAGGAACTGGCGTCCGTTGAAGCGTGTGCGGTTCCTTTTGTCTTTCTCCTCCTGACAAACaagtttacaaacaatcagtacAAGATAGAGTTGACTAAAGAATTCATTTTCAAACCCCTACCACACACGTAAGACATTTTAGTTCACCAAGAAATGTTTGAACTTGTGAATTAATCAAAGAGAAAGATATGCATAAAACTATGTGTTAGATgcattttactattattttttttaatgctcaCAAAACATTGTATATGAGGTAAGATAAATTGGCCCTTAAAGGTGAAAAACCCATGCAAGACTGCACATAAAAACATTCTTAGTATAGTGCAGTTCCAATAGTATGCtttataatttatatcaatacaaatacaagTATTTTGCATGTTTAGCAGCTCTACCAAGTAAACAGATGTCATATTAAATAGCTCATACTACATGgattgttaaatgttatttacattatttgGTATAATGTTACACCTGCGCTATTGATGATATGCTACTAAACAAGTACAGAAATTTTCAATGGAAATCTTCCTGgtcttttaaacatatttaaagtaaacattacatttgTACAAGCGTCACAGATGCTAAACAACATAAAGTGTGGGCAGTCAAGTTTGAATTTCACAGAACATTGGAGGTGTTTAATTCAGGTACATGCAATATTTGATATATGAAAAAGCTATACAAATTCTGAAACCATAACACTGAACTTCAGCCCATAATATACAGAAAcctgcaacaaaataccatgGTGCTACAGTGCTACAAAAAGGTCTATTACAAATGTGCAAGTGCAAAAACAACAGAGCAGAGACACTCAGTCAAAACGTTGCCATGAAATATCAATATTGTGTCCAAGCGGTGAGTATTAGCGATTCAAGGATAATATCTTCCTGTCatcttattttgttataaaaaaggAAACATGAAGATCAtctcaattattaaaaaaacagatGAAAAAGTGCTTAAAGCCATTAACCCTCATATCTACAAATGTTAAAAGTCCCATGTAAAATTGCTTACTGACAAAAAACAGCCCTTCCAAAATCTCAAATACTAAAAGAAAACAAGCGCACTACATACAAAACTTTCTACATTATAGTAAGTTGTTTTCCCCATAACTTGACAGAGAGCTGCGAGACAAGTCAGCCCAATGTTTCAGTAGCCCTGGATTATACCCTGAATATGagcctttttctgagaaaactgggcttaatgcatttgcgtaaagtatcatcccagattagattgtgcagtcagcacaggctaattgggaacgacactttccacctttatgGAATTTTCCATTAGAAGAAAGCCATTTCAAAACTAATATCTAGTCTTGACAGCTTTATCcttcctgataagcctatgcagactgcacaaactaatctgagatgacactttaagcacatgcattaggcctcgTTTTCTCAGAAGAAGCCTCATGTCAAAAGGCCCTCAGTCTATCCTTTAAATGCCTGATGTTTAAGCCCTCCAAGACAACAAGCGTTGCTACACACaatatacattatacattataGCGATGCATTTTTTGTCCCCTTAACTTGACATCCCCATTTTCAGCACCCCTGGATCATTCCCTTAATATCAACAGCCTCTAAGTCCTTCCTTTAACGTCCCTAGACAGTTTGATGTAAGTGCTCCAAGACAACAAGCGTGCTACATACAATTCGAACCTGATCCTCTGTGAAGTTGTATATCTCCTCCTCGCGTAGAATCGTGCATACGCTCAAGGGAGTGCCCTGATTAACCAGCGCGCGAGCCCAACGGCCGTGCTCTCGAAGTATTTCCTGCTCAATGGACAGCTTGACCTTCTCCTGCAATGTTAGGTCGCTGGCATGATTCTAATGATGTTTAGGATAAATCTAGTTACGTTGTTGACACAAGTTTCTGAATATGTTTTGTTGGTTTAATGGATTCAAACCGTCTCAAAAAGGCAAGGGTTTAATTGGTTTATAAAATAGTCATCCGAACTTGACACTTATAAATGCTAACTCAGGTGCACTCGCCAAAGGCCTTGGGTTTAGCACAGTGGTTGGTATCGGTGATTCTCACCTAAGACCGGTTCAATACCTGCTCACAGCACATGTAAGAGTGGTAAGTGGTTGCCATACCGGACAAGTGGGGTTTCCAGCGGTTGCTCAGGTTTTCCCCCACATTACAAGACCATTCCAAAATCAAATATCTTTCAGCAAAATTCAAATAGCTGGAAATTACATTGTAACTCAAAAATAGTCCCAACTTTTGTAAGTCAAGTTAAGTTCATCAGGCATGACCTGAGTGCTTGGACACACACTGGATCCCGACATCATGTGGACTCCGGCCCGAAAGGAGCTCGTAAACTTTGCAACAGACACAAAGGCACCAaccaaaattgggaaataaaGAGAGAGTTTGagtgtgtgaatgtgtgtgtgtaGTATTTTGATGTTAATAAGGTCCCAGAACTCCTATCCTTTTATCTTACAACAGTCGCAGACATTGGTATAAATTTTGAAGtaaagctgcaatttccagctgtAAGACTTTTACAGAAAGATATTCAGATCTTCAGGTGGGGGGGGGGAGTACTAGAGTAACTGGAGCAAAAACTCTCTATGGCCAGTATGGCGACCaccaaacaagggctgtttgcaaaacatgcatgcccccctatatgggctataagttgtagtagcagccattgtgtgaatacgttttttgtcactgaatacgtttattgtcactgtgaatggtggtggtggttgtggtggtggtggtggtggtggtggtggtggtggtggtggaagaaatagtagtagttgtagtagtagtagtagtagtagtagtagtagtagtagtagtagtagtagtagaagtagtagtagtagtagtagtagtagtagtagtagtagtagtagtagtagtagtagtagtagtagtagagtagtagtagtagttgtagtagtagtagtagtagtagaagtagtagtagtagtagtagtagtagtagtagtagtagtagtagtagtagtagtagtagaagtagtaatagagtagtagtagtagtaggtggtggtggttgtagcaaaagaaatagtagtagtagtagtagtagtagtagtagtagtagtagtagtagtagtagtagtagtagtagtagtagaagtagtagtagtattttactaaaaggatgatgtttcattggactgataattatagatttaggattacagaccagttgcttcagtaatattgttcagagtgtgccctgttggccgcctatgcattctaaaattatcattcaaaaaaccattttactatttcgagtcaccgtgaccttgacctttgacctagtgacctcaaaatcaataggggtcatctgctagtcatgatcaatgtacctatgaagtttcatgatcctaggcacaagcgttcttgagttatcgtctgacaaccacctggtggaccgacagaccgaccgacagaccgacatgagcaaagcaatataccccctcttcttcgaaggggggcataacaaactcACATGTACCTGGCGAGAAAATAAAACTGGTGgccaaaaataaaagttaaggagAATGAAAACCAACAACTGAGACAATATAACAGCTTGGAGAATAGTGTTGTATATTGGAAGCAAATTTAAGACAGATTGACTTACTCGCTCTATCAAATGCTGCAGCCGGAGTTTGTATCGGCATTCCTCTTGGGTCACAAACAGGTCCCGCATTTTATCCTTCACTGAATTTGGGGGAGATAACTGCAAAATAATATGGAAAATGTATTACAGAATTAACTCCCTTGGTACATACTTTCAGAATTAAGTGAACTGCATGTTTTGTTTCCTTTAACATGGGCAGTGCTTTGtggaaaaggggttaaatgcatgtgcctataatgacgtcccagattagcctgtgaagtccacacaggcttatcatggacaacactttccatttgTATGATTATTAAGTTTTTAAGAAAGTATCGTCTTAGCAGAAATCCAGTAAAgttggaaagtttcgtccctgattagcctgtgcggaccgcacaggcaaatctaggatgacactttatgcacatgcattaaacccgcttttcacagaACACTGCTCATATGTAAGGGAAAACAACTAAATTCACTTATATTAGCAGAAACAAGTCGTTAGCGTAAATATATTCACTGAGATTAAGAGCATATAATTGCTGTCAAAGCATAAAATATCTCTTCATTTGAGTGAACTGCATACAGCAtgtttttatgcatttaaaaGGGAAGACAACTAGATTCAATATACAAAGACATGACTCAGTAGTTACATCCCTTGAAATATTACACAATAATCaaagattcaaagttgtttgcaaACTAAACATATgtcttttattataaataattttcatAGCACTTTCTGGTAAGAACCagaatttaattatttcagcAAATGTAGACAGAAAAGCCATAATTATATGGTTATGCATAATTGACATTAAAAATAACTGTCCATGGAATCTTATTTCGTACATTGTAATTGAACAATACAATCATGCATGGCTTTGAATCAAACACTAATGGTGTTTATTTGTAagaaaaaattaacattattttcaaatttcCAGCAAAATATATACATTAGAAAACACTGTTGAAACaaaaaagtgttgttgttttttgcagaTGACTGTGCTAGCAGCTAATTTGATTTACTGAGGTCATATTTTTGGACTGATAATAAACAAGTACAagtcaattaaatataaattctATTATTTTGTTCCACACGATCTGACCAATAGACATGATTCTTCTTCTTAATTTACAAACAACACAGTAACAAACTGTACAAATGCATAATTAATTTGTATAAGACAAGTTGTTAAAACACAGCCAGAACTTGCAACAGCTTTTTCATTAAACAGGAAACCCCTGATAATGCATGTACTCCAACACTCCAACGCATACTTGAAACTTTCAAAATGATAAACCCTgacgaaatataaataaaaaaatctattttcgGGCTTAACAAGGTGAAGGATGCTAAAAAATTTAGTGTCTGAACTAACACAAGGTTAATAGCTTACAGTAAACATTCAGTTATTCATGTTTTTAAGTCAGCTGTGACAGCTATTCAGTTATTTCCACGATTTTTGCTATAAATATGTCTCAGATTGGGTACGAAACCATTGTATCTGATAAGCATATGTAAATCAGATATAATAGTTATGCACTGAATGCCACGATATTCTGCGATGTACGAGATTATAACACAAAGGTAATCTTTTGCACTGGTTTAGTATTTTCCACAGCTTGATTTTGATGATTATGACTGCAAGTTtgttcagcaaatatttcaatacCAAAGCACACAGAAACAACTGTTACagattacaataaaacaatttcacAGTCTAAATTTAACTAGAGCTTTgccacagatgtgacgaatacccccacatgccgcattgacacataatattttgcatgtcgtcttcacaaaaaacagcggacaccatgctcaatttttaaaacgcactaaatgaccccttgacctagtttttgacccagaaaggcccatgttctaactt
Protein-coding sequences here:
- the LOC127846336 gene encoding caveolin-2-like, which translates into the protein MSAAEMWKVKPDSDQWAVRVGGDQAGTLPTKKARPGLIRVESKSINSESENGAKTTPCLIGRDPRALNAHVQIEFSNIFGEADDAHSLQCTWRISSRVFTCCQRTCYQCWSALCACPVSMAYGIVFGATAVAHVWSLTPAWRFFDTCVIDPLRSFARLHPVLLTTWQYSDNSHDF